A window of the Chthonomonas sp. genome harbors these coding sequences:
- the sufC gene encoding Fe-S cluster assembly ATPase SufC: MPMIQISNLHARVEDKEILRGIDLTINPGEVHAIMGPNGSGKSTLANIIAGKDGYEVTEGDIQFQGESILEMEPEERAAAGVFLAFQYPIEIPGVSNTYFLRTALNAVRKARGEAEMDSMSFMKFMRSKLELLHLSEDLLKRSVNEGFSGGEKKRNEIFQMAVLEPKFAVLDETDSGLDIDALRVVADGVNALRGGERGILVITHYQRLLNYIVPDFVHVLMGGRIVKSGDKNLALEMEERGYSWLEDEVAAGV; the protein is encoded by the coding sequence CGCGTCGAGGACAAAGAGATCCTCCGAGGCATTGACCTGACGATCAATCCCGGCGAGGTGCACGCCATCATGGGGCCGAACGGCTCGGGCAAAAGCACCCTTGCCAACATCATCGCGGGGAAGGACGGCTACGAGGTCACCGAGGGCGACATTCAGTTTCAGGGCGAATCCATTTTGGAAATGGAGCCCGAAGAGCGAGCCGCGGCGGGCGTGTTTCTCGCCTTCCAATATCCGATTGAAATTCCCGGCGTGAGCAACACCTACTTCCTGCGCACGGCTCTGAACGCGGTGCGCAAGGCACGCGGCGAAGCGGAAATGGATTCGATGAGCTTTATGAAGTTCATGCGCAGCAAGCTGGAATTGCTCCACCTGAGCGAAGACCTGCTGAAGCGCAGCGTGAACGAAGGCTTCTCGGGCGGCGAAAAGAAGCGCAACGAGATTTTCCAAATGGCCGTGCTGGAGCCGAAGTTTGCCGTGCTGGATGAGACCGACAGCGGGCTGGACATTGACGCCCTGCGCGTGGTCGCCGACGGCGTGAACGCCCTGCGCGGCGGCGAGCGGGGCATCCTGGTGATCACGCACTACCAACGCTTGCTGAACTACATCGTGCCCGATTTTGTCCACGTGCTCATGGGCGGTCGCATCGTGAAGAGCGGCGACAAGAACCTGGCGCTGGAGATGGAAGAACGCGGTTACAGTTGGCTAGAAGACGAGGTCGCCGCCGGAGTCTGA
- the sufD gene encoding Fe-S cluster assembly protein SufD: MVTELPTQLLNATPTGRTVAGSLQTRAWDMLGGVTLPTHQSEEWRYIPMRLLSEITWQEPVAATVSAADLLDIPVASQAESLAVIVNGTFRADLSHGLEGLAVEGLAAAISMGKADKLGQLADLDTTSFEVAAHHGVLRKPGIDLFARLNTATFTDGVYCRLEKDAQVAAPIVFLFLTTGSATRVSPRVYFVAESGAEATIVEVHATLGSEPTLSLPVTEAWIAPNAKIEYVKLQIEGPAARHIALTEVEQSGDCTFKHYNVSYGSLLTRNDVNCAIIGQNAHTRLDGVTCIAGEQLVDNHTRLDHAMPNCESFEAYKHLLDGKSTAVFNGKIFVYQDAQKTDAKQTNQTVLLSPTATMNTKPQLEIFADDVKCTHGATVGHLETSMQFYLQSRGIPASEARALLVYAFAAEVLDQIESEPVREELESLLFAKLRQS; encoded by the coding sequence ATGGTTACCGAATTGCCCACCCAACTTCTCAACGCCACGCCGACCGGTCGCACCGTCGCCGGGTCGCTGCAAACCCGCGCCTGGGACATGCTCGGCGGAGTGACGTTGCCCACGCACCAATCGGAAGAGTGGCGCTACATCCCCATGCGCTTGCTGAGCGAGATCACCTGGCAAGAGCCGGTGGCGGCCACCGTTTCGGCGGCGGACCTGCTGGATATTCCGGTCGCCTCGCAAGCCGAGAGCCTGGCCGTGATCGTGAACGGCACGTTCCGCGCCGACCTGTCGCATGGTCTTGAAGGTTTGGCGGTCGAAGGACTGGCAGCGGCGATCTCCATGGGCAAGGCCGATAAGCTCGGTCAACTCGCCGATCTCGACACGACTTCGTTTGAAGTCGCCGCGCACCACGGCGTGCTCCGCAAGCCCGGGATTGACCTCTTCGCACGGCTGAATACGGCCACCTTTACTGACGGCGTTTACTGCCGTCTGGAGAAGGATGCGCAGGTCGCCGCGCCGATCGTATTCTTGTTCTTGACGACGGGTTCGGCAACTCGGGTGTCGCCGCGGGTGTACTTCGTGGCCGAGTCCGGCGCGGAAGCGACGATCGTCGAAGTCCACGCCACGCTCGGTTCGGAGCCCACCTTGAGCCTGCCCGTGACCGAAGCTTGGATCGCGCCGAACGCGAAGATCGAGTACGTGAAGTTGCAGATTGAAGGCCCGGCCGCTCGCCATATTGCCCTGACCGAAGTCGAGCAAAGCGGCGATTGCACGTTCAAGCATTACAACGTGTCGTACGGCAGCCTGCTCACCCGCAACGATGTGAACTGCGCGATCATCGGCCAGAACGCGCACACCCGCCTGGATGGCGTGACGTGCATCGCCGGCGAGCAGTTGGTGGACAACCACACGCGCCTGGACCACGCAATGCCGAACTGCGAGAGCTTTGAGGCTTATAAGCACTTGCTCGACGGCAAGAGTACGGCGGTGTTTAACGGCAAGATTTTCGTGTACCAAGACGCGCAAAAGACCGACGCCAAGCAGACAAACCAAACGGTGCTCCTCTCGCCGACGGCGACCATGAACACCAAACCGCAGCTGGAGATTTTCGCCGACGACGTGAAGTGCACGCACGGCGCGACGGTCGGTCATTTGGAAACGTCGATGCAGTTCTATCTGCAGTCGCGCGGCATCCCCGCGAGCGAAGCTCGCGCGCTGCTGGTGTACGCCTTCGCCGCCGAGGTTTTGGACCAAATCGAGTCCGAGCCAGTCCGCGAGGAGCTGGAATCTCTGTTGTTCGCGAAGTTGCGGCAGAGCTAG